A portion of the Edaphobacter lichenicola genome contains these proteins:
- a CDS encoding ABC transporter permease: protein MRRILITLPVLWVVVSVVFLLIHLVPGDPIVQMLGEGATAADISALRHSYGLDAPLSQQYSHYWHGILHADLGQSLRLHDSVTHLVLQRYPYTLALTIAALLIGLVASIPAGIWSALHRNRWQDRTLGVVSLVGLSFPNFALGPILILFFSIQLGWLPVSGAGNGDPTSFLLHLILPAFTLGLSLAAILTRMVRTAMLEELNQDYIRTARAKGLTENAVIYRHALRNALIPVLTVVGLQFGSLLAGAIVTETIFSWPGIGRLTLSAISNRDYALVQGCILAVGLTYVGVNLLTDIAYTVANPRMRGE, encoded by the coding sequence TTGCGGCGCATCCTGATCACCCTCCCAGTCCTCTGGGTTGTTGTCTCGGTTGTCTTCCTCCTCATCCATCTCGTACCCGGCGATCCCATCGTCCAGATGCTCGGCGAAGGCGCCACCGCCGCCGACATCTCTGCCCTCCGCCACTCCTACGGCCTTGACGCGCCCCTCAGCCAGCAGTACAGCCACTACTGGCACGGCATCCTCCACGCCGACCTCGGTCAATCCCTCCGCCTCCACGACTCGGTCACCCACCTCGTCCTTCAGCGCTACCCCTACACCCTCGCCCTCACTATCGCAGCGCTCCTGATTGGCCTCGTCGCCTCCATCCCCGCGGGTATCTGGTCGGCTCTTCATCGCAACCGCTGGCAGGACCGTACCCTCGGCGTCGTCTCCCTCGTTGGCCTGTCCTTCCCCAACTTTGCCCTCGGCCCTATCCTGATCCTGTTCTTTTCCATCCAGTTAGGCTGGCTACCGGTCTCCGGAGCAGGCAACGGCGACCCCACCAGCTTTCTTCTGCATCTCATCCTCCCCGCCTTCACGCTGGGCCTTAGTCTCGCAGCCATCCTCACCCGCATGGTCCGCACCGCGATGCTAGAGGAGCTAAATCAGGACTACATCCGCACAGCCCGCGCCAAGGGCCTCACCGAAAACGCCGTAATCTATCGCCATGCCCTCCGTAACGCCCTCATTCCCGTTCTGACCGTCGTCGGCCTGCAGTTCGGCAGCCTTCTTGCCGGAGCCATCGTTACCGAAACCATCTTCAGCTGGCCCGGGATCGGCCGCCTCACCCTATCCGCCATCTCCAACCGTGACTATGCTTTAGTTCAAGGCTGTATCTTGGCGGTAGGGCTAACTTATGTGGGAGT
- a CDS encoding hemolysin family protein yields the protein MLEWMLFRVIMVAFFILASSFFVAAEFALVSVRETRIQQLIALGRPGARTALKLKHSIDEFLPAVQLGVTVAGLALGWIGEPAVVDIILSLASNWLHRLPAHALLYAHTLAVIISFSLITYFEVLLGELVPKSLALQRAERIALAVAGPMDVFIRITRPIVRLMNTSAAIVLRLFRAPLRGEGAVHSPEELKLIATATRRMGLLPIFQEEIIHRAIELNHVTVREIMTPRGNIFSLPADMPLQQASARIVEEQHSRVPVYDPAAGHEHIIGIVYSKDISRLMHFRTVALSLGGKGESGLTLRQVMRELTVVPETKLAIELLQEFQERRRHIAIVVDEFGSTVGLVTAEDVLEQIVGELEDEFDVSKSPLLSTTGAMSLDGSTTLRDLGNQLHWTFPREAGVETLAGFLLANLGHIPTVGETFEQGGRRYEVAEMSGHRISRVIVEDVAAPQTEPADEVDSREAIQ from the coding sequence ATGCTTGAGTGGATGCTCTTTCGCGTGATCATGGTGGCCTTTTTCATTCTGGCCAGCAGCTTCTTCGTGGCTGCCGAGTTCGCCCTGGTCAGCGTCCGCGAGACCCGCATCCAGCAACTGATCGCCCTTGGACGGCCCGGCGCCCGCACTGCCCTCAAACTAAAACACTCCATCGACGAGTTCCTTCCCGCCGTCCAACTCGGCGTCACCGTCGCCGGCCTCGCCCTCGGCTGGATCGGCGAACCAGCCGTCGTCGATATTATCCTCAGCCTGGCGTCGAACTGGCTGCACCGTCTTCCGGCCCACGCGCTCCTCTACGCCCACACCCTCGCCGTCATCATCTCCTTCTCCCTGATCACCTACTTCGAGGTTCTTCTCGGCGAACTCGTCCCGAAGTCCCTTGCCCTTCAACGCGCCGAGCGCATTGCCCTGGCCGTCGCCGGCCCAATGGATGTCTTCATCCGCATCACCCGCCCCATCGTTCGCCTGATGAACACCTCAGCGGCCATCGTCCTGAGGCTCTTCCGCGCTCCTCTGCGCGGCGAGGGCGCCGTCCACTCACCCGAAGAACTGAAGCTCATCGCCACCGCCACCCGTCGCATGGGCCTCCTGCCGATCTTTCAGGAGGAGATCATCCACCGCGCCATTGAGCTCAACCACGTCACTGTGCGCGAGATCATGACTCCCCGCGGCAACATCTTCTCTCTTCCCGCCGACATGCCCCTCCAGCAGGCCTCCGCCCGCATCGTCGAAGAGCAGCACTCCCGCGTCCCCGTCTACGACCCCGCCGCCGGCCACGAGCACATCATCGGCATCGTCTACTCCAAAGACATCTCCCGCCTCATGCACTTCCGCACCGTCGCTCTCTCCCTCGGTGGCAAAGGCGAGTCCGGCCTCACACTCCGTCAAGTCATGCGCGAGCTCACCGTCGTCCCCGAGACCAAACTCGCCATCGAGCTCCTGCAGGAGTTTCAGGAGCGCCGTCGCCACATCGCCATCGTCGTTGACGAGTTCGGCAGCACTGTCGGCCTGGTCACCGCGGAAGATGTTCTCGAGCAGATCGTAGGCGAGCTCGAAGACGAGTTCGACGTCAGCAAATCGCCCCTCCTCAGCACCACCGGGGCCATGTCGCTCGACGGAAGCACAACCCTTCGCGACCTCGGTAACCAGCTCCACTGGACCTTCCCCCGCGAAGCCGGCGTCGAAACCTTAGCTGGCTTCCTGTTAGCGAACCTCGGCCACATCCCCACCGTAGGCGAGACCTTCGAGCAGGGCGGTCGTCGCTACGAGGTCGCCGAGATGTCCGGTCACCGCATCAGCCGCGTCATCGTAGAAGACGTCGCCGCCCCGCAAACCGAACCCGCCGACGAAGTCGACAGCAGGGAAGCGATCCAATGA
- the trxA gene encoding thioredoxin, which translates to MAGQYVTEVNDANFEKDVLQSAEPVLVDFWAAWCGPCRALAPVVDEVANHYHGKLKVMKMDVDSNTATPMRYGIRGIPALLIFKDGKVAEQIVGFVPKDTIDKSVNKVLA; encoded by the coding sequence ATGGCAGGACAGTACGTCACCGAAGTAAACGATGCAAACTTTGAAAAAGATGTTCTCCAGTCGGCAGAGCCGGTTCTGGTAGATTTTTGGGCTGCCTGGTGCGGTCCGTGTCGCGCTCTTGCCCCTGTCGTCGACGAAGTAGCTAACCACTATCATGGCAAGCTCAAGGTCATGAAGATGGACGTTGACTCCAACACGGCGACCCCGATGCGTTATGGCATCCGCGGCATTCCCGCCCTGCTCATCTTCAAAGATGGCAAGGTTGCGGAGCAGATCGTCGGTTTCGTCCCCAAGGACACCATCGACAAGTCTGTGAATAAAGTTTTGGCCTAA
- the thrB gene encoding homoserine kinase, giving the protein MTVPISSPIKSLHLRLPATSANLGPGFDALGLAMALYLTIDASEAESFQIEATGRNADLCARIENNLILTTYIDVLANAGVLARRLNLKLHNEIPLGMGCGSSASALLAGVLLANHFGGLNWTDQQILEEACTREGHPDNVAACFSGGMTVSAVTQDAIVTATCGQNLSWGLTLALPSASLDTPKARALLPATYSREDTVANIQSTALLVAAFAQGRGDLLRAAMRDRLHQPYRMEACPLLPQLLTLTENPAILGVALSGAGPSVLLITEVESAPALPAIIRQAAEDQSLEIIQTSIASGAIRA; this is encoded by the coding sequence ATGACCGTACCGATTTCCAGCCCAATTAAGTCACTTCACCTTCGCCTCCCCGCGACCTCAGCCAACCTCGGTCCCGGCTTCGACGCGCTGGGTTTGGCCATGGCTCTCTATCTCACCATCGACGCCAGCGAAGCGGAGAGCTTTCAAATTGAAGCCACCGGCCGCAACGCCGATCTGTGCGCTCGCATCGAAAACAATCTCATCCTCACCACCTACATCGATGTACTTGCAAACGCAGGGGTTTTGGCCCGCAGACTAAACCTCAAACTCCACAATGAGATCCCCCTCGGGATGGGGTGCGGCTCCAGCGCCTCCGCGCTTTTAGCGGGCGTTCTGCTTGCAAATCACTTTGGCGGCTTGAATTGGACCGACCAACAGATTCTCGAAGAAGCCTGTACTCGCGAAGGCCACCCCGACAATGTTGCCGCGTGCTTTTCGGGCGGAATGACGGTATCGGCGGTCACACAAGATGCAATCGTAACAGCAACTTGCGGCCAAAATTTGTCTTGGGGCCTTACCCTGGCTCTGCCTTCCGCTAGTCTTGACACTCCCAAAGCCAGAGCCCTGCTTCCAGCGACTTATTCCCGGGAAGATACTGTCGCCAACATTCAATCCACAGCACTTCTGGTAGCTGCCTTTGCTCAGGGCCGAGGCGACCTCCTCCGTGCGGCGATGCGGGACCGCCTACACCAGCCCTATCGCATGGAAGCGTGCCCGCTTCTCCCCCAGCTTCTGACACTTACAGAGAATCCCGCAATCCTGGGAGTAGCTCTCAGTGGAGCAGGTCCGTCTGTCCTGCTCATCACCGAAGTCGAATCGGCACCAGCACTGCCAGCGATCATCCGCCAGGCTGCGGAAGATCAATCGCTTGAAATCATCCAGACAAGCATTGCTTCTGGCGCGATTCGAGCGTGA
- the thrC gene encoding threonine synthase codes for MKVAAHHLRCTECATVIENDAVSSNFRCPLCNGLYEVLYPWSNGSTGPDSRLPNPSALRWLWQERRSSTMAVDQSGVWRFRDLLPIVDDLEKVVTLREGNTPLYDLPRCAKAAGIDWLLAKHQGMNPTGSFKDTGMTAALSVAAQRGFEWVACASTGNTSAAMAAYAARAGLRSIVFIPEGKIAWGKLSQSMDYGALTIQLKTDFDGCVKILGELVQKFPIYLLNSVNPYRLEGQKTPAFEMVEQMDWQVPEHIVVPGGNLANSAALAKGFSEMFQLGLIPRRPKISIIQAEGANPLYRWFIDSNREMKPVTADTRATAIRIGNPASWRKAAKAIDELGGWCEQASEQEIALAKAEIGAEGIGCEPASAVTLAGLKKLVALGKITPEERVVLILTGHTLKDSAYTIDYHRNELFTDAENAQLSPAERAQHAALRKAPIVLEADPSLVLRTLESHMNQPQPA; via the coding sequence ATGAAAGTAGCAGCACATCACCTTAGATGCACCGAATGCGCTACCGTCATCGAAAATGACGCAGTCAGCAGCAACTTCCGCTGCCCGCTCTGCAACGGCCTCTACGAAGTGTTGTATCCATGGTCCAACGGATCCACCGGCCCCGATAGCCGCCTTCCCAATCCCAGTGCTCTCCGTTGGCTCTGGCAGGAGCGCCGCTCCTCTACGATGGCGGTCGATCAGTCGGGGGTCTGGCGCTTCCGCGATCTGCTTCCCATCGTCGACGACCTCGAAAAAGTCGTCACCCTCCGCGAAGGCAACACTCCTCTCTACGATCTTCCCCGTTGCGCCAAGGCCGCCGGTATCGACTGGCTACTCGCCAAGCATCAGGGCATGAACCCCACCGGCTCCTTCAAAGACACTGGCATGACTGCGGCTCTCTCCGTTGCCGCGCAGCGCGGATTCGAATGGGTCGCCTGCGCTTCCACCGGCAACACCTCCGCCGCGATGGCTGCCTACGCCGCCCGCGCTGGCCTCCGCAGCATCGTCTTCATCCCGGAAGGCAAGATCGCCTGGGGCAAGCTCTCCCAGTCGATGGACTACGGCGCCCTCACCATCCAGCTCAAGACTGACTTCGATGGTTGCGTAAAAATCCTCGGAGAACTGGTCCAGAAGTTCCCCATCTACCTTCTGAACTCCGTCAATCCCTATCGCCTCGAAGGCCAGAAGACCCCCGCCTTCGAGATGGTCGAGCAGATGGACTGGCAGGTCCCCGAACACATCGTGGTCCCGGGTGGTAACCTCGCCAACTCCGCCGCCCTCGCCAAAGGCTTCTCCGAGATGTTCCAACTCGGGCTGATCCCCCGCAGACCCAAGATCAGTATTATCCAGGCCGAGGGAGCTAACCCTCTCTACCGCTGGTTCATCGACTCCAACCGGGAGATGAAGCCCGTAACGGCCGACACGCGCGCTACCGCCATCCGCATCGGAAACCCAGCATCCTGGCGCAAAGCTGCGAAGGCCATCGACGAACTCGGCGGCTGGTGCGAGCAGGCCTCGGAGCAGGAGATCGCCTTGGCCAAGGCCGAGATCGGTGCTGAGGGAATCGGCTGCGAACCCGCCTCAGCGGTCACTCTTGCCGGCCTCAAAAAACTTGTCGCCCTCGGAAAGATCACCCCCGAGGAGCGCGTCGTCCTCATCCTCACCGGCCACACCCTCAAAGACTCCGCATACACCATCGACTACCATCGCAACGAACTCTTTACCGACGCGGAAAACGCTCAGCTTAGCCCTGCCGAGCGAGCCCAGCACGCTGCTCTACGCAAAGCCCCCATCGTCCTTGAAGCCGACCCAAGCTTGGTCCTCCGCACCCTTGAATCGCACATGAACCAACCGCAGCCCGCATGA
- the modA gene encoding molybdate ABC transporter substrate-binding protein, whose translation MAAAADLQPVMPVLVQEYEKATGVKLVVSFGSSSTLATQILNGAPMDIFFGADFTYPEKVVAAGLADDSAPTPYANGTLVLWARKDSQLLPLSLERLTDPRVKTVAIANELHAPYGRAAAEALRRMHIYDEVAPHFVVGENIAQTAQFVESGNAQLGLISLTAASSQHFKEIGTYVLVPTSQYSEIHQCAVIMKNSDRKADAHAFLDWMLSPAVQGNLSALGLKAVK comes from the coding sequence GTGGCTGCGGCAGCGGATCTGCAACCGGTCATGCCAGTGCTGGTGCAGGAGTATGAAAAAGCGACCGGAGTGAAGCTGGTGGTGAGCTTCGGGTCTTCATCGACGCTGGCGACACAGATTTTGAATGGTGCACCGATGGACATCTTTTTTGGTGCTGATTTTACTTATCCGGAGAAGGTTGTCGCGGCGGGTTTAGCTGATGACTCGGCTCCGACGCCGTATGCGAACGGGACGCTTGTTTTGTGGGCACGGAAGGATTCGCAGCTACTGCCACTCAGCCTGGAGCGACTGACCGATCCACGGGTGAAGACGGTTGCGATTGCGAATGAGCTGCATGCTCCGTACGGTCGGGCGGCGGCAGAGGCCTTGCGCAGGATGCATATCTATGACGAGGTAGCGCCGCACTTTGTCGTTGGGGAGAACATCGCTCAGACGGCACAGTTTGTGGAGTCGGGCAATGCGCAGCTAGGGCTGATCTCTTTGACGGCGGCGAGTTCGCAGCACTTCAAGGAGATTGGGACCTATGTGCTGGTGCCGACGTCGCAGTATTCGGAGATCCACCAGTGCGCGGTGATCATGAAGAACTCCGACCGAAAGGCGGACGCGCATGCTTTTCTGGATTGGATGTTGTCGCCGGCGGTGCAGGGGAATCTCAGCGCACTCGGGTTGAAGGCTGTGAAGTAG
- the modB gene encoding molybdate ABC transporter permease subunit, producing the protein MDFEALWLTLRLAVGTTAILLVVALPLAWWVASGHGAGRALVQAIVALPLVLPPTVIGFYLLIALGPMTAPGRLLMRTLGHPLAFSFGGLLVGSILYSLPFAVQPLVAGFQAVDRGFIEAAAGLGAPPAKVFVSVVLPMARASLLTSAILAFTHTVGEFGVVLMLGGNIPGATRTLSISLYDLVQDGNYAAANRTALVLVAFAMVALMVIYLLPSARKTDGRQADIVR; encoded by the coding sequence ATGGATTTTGAGGCGCTCTGGTTAACGTTGCGGCTGGCAGTGGGGACGACAGCAATTTTGCTGGTAGTGGCGCTTCCCCTGGCGTGGTGGGTGGCTTCAGGACATGGGGCTGGGCGCGCTCTAGTGCAGGCGATCGTGGCGCTGCCTCTTGTGCTGCCGCCCACGGTGATTGGGTTTTACCTTCTGATCGCGCTTGGGCCGATGACGGCGCCCGGACGGCTGCTGATGCGCACGCTGGGGCATCCGCTGGCATTCAGCTTTGGCGGGCTGCTTGTTGGGTCGATTCTTTACAGCCTTCCCTTTGCGGTGCAACCGTTAGTAGCTGGATTTCAGGCGGTGGATCGAGGGTTTATCGAGGCTGCGGCAGGGCTGGGGGCACCACCTGCGAAGGTGTTCGTGTCGGTGGTTTTGCCGATGGCACGTGCTTCCCTGCTCACGAGTGCGATCCTCGCGTTTACGCATACGGTCGGTGAGTTCGGCGTGGTGTTGATGTTGGGTGGCAATATTCCGGGAGCGACGCGGACGCTTTCGATCTCGCTCTACGACCTGGTACAGGATGGAAACTACGCTGCAGCGAATCGGACTGCATTGGTACTGGTCGCGTTCGCGATGGTCGCGTTGATGGTGATCTATCTTTTGCCGAGCGCGCGCAAGACAGATGGAAGGCAGGCCGACATTGTCCGCTAG
- a CDS encoding ATP-binding cassette domain-containing protein, protein MKMEHRVGAISLKLNFTLTQPWTVLFGPSGSGKTTVLRTIAGFVKPDAARIVYGPMERLLVSTAEGVLLPAHLRPVRSAAQAARLFPNMSVRENVLYGMAWRSHRTDEEQVLNEVLGLMRLTTLAERGVTKLSGGERQRVSVARALAAAVAFGGPDKALLLLDEPFAGLDEVLRDDLALELRSWLARWKVPVLSVSHDVGECYLLGADVLRMADGQVIEQGPVEVVLAEERRRLMERLRAGSTA, encoded by the coding sequence GTGAAGATGGAGCATCGAGTAGGAGCGATCTCGCTCAAGTTGAACTTCACGTTGACGCAGCCGTGGACCGTTCTCTTTGGGCCTTCGGGAAGCGGCAAGACAACGGTGTTGAGGACGATCGCAGGATTTGTGAAGCCGGACGCGGCGCGCATCGTTTACGGTCCGATGGAGCGATTGCTGGTGAGCACCGCAGAAGGCGTGTTACTGCCTGCGCACTTGCGGCCGGTGCGCAGCGCAGCCCAGGCGGCGAGGCTGTTCCCCAACATGAGCGTACGGGAGAACGTTCTTTACGGAATGGCGTGGCGCTCGCACCGAACAGACGAGGAGCAGGTGTTGAACGAAGTCCTCGGGCTGATGCGGCTGACAACCCTGGCGGAGCGTGGCGTGACAAAGCTCAGTGGCGGCGAGCGGCAGAGAGTGTCGGTTGCGCGGGCGCTGGCAGCGGCGGTGGCCTTCGGTGGTCCGGACAAAGCTTTACTGCTGCTGGACGAGCCATTCGCGGGATTGGACGAAGTGTTGCGAGACGATCTAGCGCTCGAGCTGCGTAGCTGGTTGGCACGCTGGAAGGTTCCAGTGCTGTCGGTGTCGCATGACGTGGGCGAATGCTATCTGCTGGGCGCGGATGTTCTCAGGATGGCCGACGGTCAGGTGATTGAACAGGGACCAGTCGAGGTTGTGCTCGCGGAGGAGCGGCGCAGGCTGATGGAGCGGCTTCGCGCGGGATCAACTGCCTAG
- a CDS encoding UDP-N-acetylmuramate dehydrogenase, whose product MPPAVPIAHISPAHQCCTLKPVPSTAIRIQEHVPLAPYTTLRIGGPARFFCKITAESELVEAVSFAREHNLPLFVLGGGSNLLVSDSGFNGLVLHMAIASPTQATTEGNILDVTATAGTDWNAFVLSLCEQGISGVECLAGIPGSVGGTPVQNVGAYGQEVADTITLVRALHLETLRFVTLTHEQCRFAYRSSIFNTTHRGRYVVTQVTFRFDRTAGPRLTYADLTRHFAGQSPTPIEIYHAVREIRYGKGMLIVEGEADCRSAGSFFKNPVVPESVLTDIAATLEIPADKIPHWPAGQSLIKLPAAWLLEKAGFIKGFQLGNAGISSRHTLALINRGNASAADLQKLRDTIQQEVNARFHILLEQEPIQLGS is encoded by the coding sequence TTGCCCCCCGCTGTGCCAATCGCGCATATCAGCCCTGCCCACCAGTGTTGTACTCTCAAACCGGTGCCATCTACTGCCATCCGTATTCAGGAGCATGTCCCGCTCGCGCCCTATACCACCCTGCGCATCGGTGGTCCGGCTCGTTTTTTCTGCAAAATCACCGCCGAATCCGAGCTAGTCGAAGCCGTGAGCTTTGCTCGCGAGCACAACCTGCCTCTCTTCGTCCTCGGCGGCGGCAGCAATCTCCTCGTCAGCGACAGTGGTTTCAACGGCCTGGTCCTCCACATGGCCATCGCTTCGCCAACCCAGGCAACCACTGAGGGCAACATCCTCGATGTAACCGCCACCGCTGGCACAGACTGGAACGCCTTCGTCCTCTCCCTCTGTGAGCAAGGAATCAGCGGTGTCGAGTGTCTCGCCGGTATCCCCGGCAGCGTCGGCGGCACGCCTGTCCAGAACGTCGGGGCCTATGGTCAAGAGGTCGCCGACACGATCACGCTGGTCCGCGCCCTCCACCTCGAAACCCTCCGCTTCGTCACCCTAACTCACGAGCAGTGCCGGTTCGCCTATCGCAGCAGCATCTTCAACACCACGCATCGCGGACGCTACGTCGTCACCCAGGTCACCTTCCGTTTCGACCGCACCGCAGGCCCACGTCTAACCTATGCCGATCTCACACGTCACTTTGCCGGCCAGTCACCTACACCAATCGAGATCTACCATGCTGTCCGCGAGATTCGTTACGGCAAGGGAATGTTGATCGTCGAGGGCGAAGCCGACTGCCGCAGCGCAGGCTCCTTCTTCAAAAACCCTGTCGTCCCCGAATCCGTCCTAACCGACATAGCAGCCACACTCGAAATCCCAGCCGACAAGATCCCACACTGGCCTGCCGGGCAGTCTCTGATCAAGCTTCCCGCTGCGTGGCTTCTCGAAAAGGCAGGCTTCATAAAAGGTTTTCAACTCGGCAACGCGGGCATCTCCTCCCGGCACACGCTGGCCCTCATCAATCGAGGCAACGCCAGTGCTGCTGATCTGCAAAAGCTCCGCGACACCATCCAGCAAGAGGTGAACGCACGTTTTCACATTTTGCTGGAGCAGGAGCCAATTCAGCTAGGCAGTTGA
- a CDS encoding BrxA/BrxB family bacilliredoxin has product MYPEIMVIPMREELTRAGLTEARSAAEVDAAVAKPGTTMVVVNSICGCAAGKMRPGVRLAMQHTAKPDHAVTVFAGQDREATEKARGYFGGHPPTSPAIAILRDGQLVYLMQRSAIETSTAPAIAQELQRAFDTYCAPTTA; this is encoded by the coding sequence ATGTATCCAGAGATTATGGTGATTCCGATGCGTGAAGAGTTGACACGCGCTGGCTTGACGGAGGCCCGCAGTGCGGCCGAGGTGGATGCAGCCGTTGCGAAGCCGGGAACGACGATGGTGGTGGTGAACTCCATCTGCGGTTGTGCGGCTGGCAAGATGCGTCCGGGAGTTCGTCTGGCGATGCAGCACACTGCCAAGCCTGACCACGCCGTGACGGTATTTGCAGGACAGGATCGCGAAGCAACAGAGAAGGCCCGCGGCTACTTTGGTGGACACCCGCCGACCTCGCCCGCGATTGCAATCCTGCGCGACGGTCAGTTGGTGTACCTGATGCAGCGTTCGGCGATCGAGACCTCGACCGCTCCGGCGATCGCTCAGGAGTTGCAGCGCGCATTTGATACCTACTGCGCCCCGACGACTGCCTAG
- a CDS encoding sigma 54-interacting transcriptional regulator, with amino-acid sequence MSISRTHASYFTDPPPGPVEVESPRPSEFEIIGTSAAMRRLRLQVQRIGPHFRTVLVSGEVGTGKELVAHALHEMSQGCSGPFVTCHAAALEDSLANLTEPEGESAPSGDTIDRLVKMSQRGTLFLDGISEMPLDSQLRLLRILRRHELAQNHLETPRPDLRMIATTSENLKILTSAGRFRQDLYQRLATVEIVVPPLRAHLDDLPELSKRLLDRFALLYGRTAPKISHDAMERMLGYRWRGNVRELESVLRNSLLQVEGSVLEPHHLPPLANVTVSDSTTGGAGKSARLQDVVDQHVLSVLKDCRGNKLRAAEVLGISRSTLYRMLDAVAPASLH; translated from the coding sequence ATGTCGATCTCCCGAACTCATGCTTCGTATTTCACCGATCCTCCCCCTGGACCCGTCGAAGTAGAGTCCCCTCGTCCAAGCGAGTTCGAGATCATTGGGACCAGTGCTGCGATGCGACGTTTACGGCTGCAAGTGCAGCGGATCGGGCCTCACTTTCGTACCGTATTGGTGAGTGGAGAGGTGGGAACAGGAAAGGAGCTGGTGGCCCATGCACTGCATGAGATGAGCCAGGGCTGCAGTGGACCGTTCGTGACGTGTCATGCAGCAGCGCTTGAGGATTCCCTTGCCAATTTAACCGAGCCGGAAGGAGAGAGTGCACCTTCTGGCGATACGATCGATCGTCTCGTGAAGATGTCCCAGCGTGGGACACTTTTTCTCGACGGAATCAGTGAGATGCCATTGGATTCGCAGCTTCGCCTGCTACGGATTTTGAGACGGCATGAGCTGGCACAGAACCACCTGGAGACTCCGCGGCCGGACCTGCGGATGATCGCCACAACAAGCGAGAACCTGAAGATTCTGACGTCTGCCGGTCGCTTTCGACAGGATCTCTACCAACGGCTGGCCACGGTCGAGATCGTTGTTCCGCCGCTGCGCGCCCATCTGGACGATCTTCCTGAGTTGTCAAAGCGTTTGCTGGACAGGTTTGCCCTGCTCTACGGCAGGACGGCACCCAAAATCTCTCATGACGCGATGGAGCGGATGCTGGGGTATCGCTGGCGCGGCAATGTGCGGGAGTTGGAGAGCGTGTTGCGGAACAGCCTGCTTCAGGTGGAAGGGAGCGTGCTTGAGCCGCATCACCTGCCTCCGCTTGCGAATGTAACTGTGTCCGACTCGACGACCGGAGGTGCGGGGAAGAGTGCTCGACTTCAGGATGTTGTGGATCAGCATGTGCTCAGCGTATTGAAGGACTGTCGCGGCAATAAACTGCGAGCCGCAGAGGTTCTTGGAATCAGCCGATCGACGCTTTATCGAATGTTGGATGCGGTAGCTCCGGCATCCTTGCATTAG